GTGTTCAGGGCGATAAAGCCCGGGCGGCTCCTGTCTTGCAAGGCCTTCAGAGCCCTGCGATGGGGAGCGCGTGCGGCTCGCACGGCCCGAGTGGTGGGCCATGCGACACGCGACGGGCCGGCCGATCGAAGCCGGGCCTGCAACCTAAGAACCTTCCAGGAATCGATCATGAAACGTACTTACCAGCCTTCCAAGACGCGCCGTGCGCGCACCCACGGTTTCCTCGTGCGCATGAAGACGCGCGGCGGCCGTGCCGTCATCAACGCACGCCGCGCCAAGGGCCGCAAGCGTCTGGCCGTCTGATACGGCTTTGCCATCGGAAGAGGCGCCCGCGTTGCTTCGCCTGGCCGTGCTGCTGCACTGCCCGGAGCCCCGCGCCTTGCCTTCTTCCTGATTGCCGACCCGTATGAGGCCGCCACGGCGTCCGGCCCGCTCCGCGGGCGATGGGGGTTCCATGCAACGGCTCAAGACCCGTCCGCAGTTCCAGGCCGCCATGGCCGGGGGAACCATTTCCCGGACGCCGCACTTCGCACTGCACCGCCTGCGCCTGGATGCAGCCCCGGCCGATCCGGCCTCGGGCACCGCTCTCCCGGCCCCGGCTCCATCGAACGCTTCCCCCGCTCCAGGGCCCGGCGCCTTGCCTTCGTGGCAAGGCCCGCAGGCCCTGTTTGCCATGGGCAGCGGCATTGCAGGCGATCCCTGGCTGGGGGCGATGGTGCCCAAGCGCTGGGCGCGCCGCGCGGTGACGCGCAATGCGATCAAACGGCAGATCTACGCCATGGCTCCCGCTTTCGGGCCGCAGCTGGGAGCTGCCGCGCATGTGGTGCGGCTGCGCGCGGGGTTCGACCGCAAGCAGTTCCCGAGTGCCGTGTCGGAGGCGCTCAAGCAGGCGGTGCGTGCAGAGTTGCTGCAGCTTTTCGCCCAGGCCGTGCGCAAGCCCGGCAAGGCGCAGGCACCGGCCAGGCCCTTGGCGGCGCCAGCGGCGGATGTGCCGGTGCAGCCGCTTTCGGGAACTGCCCGGCCGTGATGCGCACGCTGCTCATGGCGCTGGTGCGCGGCTACCGCTTCTTCCTGAGCCCCTGGCTCGGGTCCGCGTGCCGTTTCGAGCCCACGTGTTCCGTCTATTCGCTGCAGGCTCTGGAGCGCCATGGCGCTGCGGCCGGCAGCTATCTCACTTTGCGGCGCCTCGCGCGCTGCCATCCCTGGTGCGATGGCGGCCACGATCCGGTGCCGGACCAGCCGCCGCGCCTTTTCTCGCGGCTGACGGGCACCCCCGCGACCGAGACCCCCACTCCTTCCTCTCCAAAGAAGTCTTCATGAACGACATTCGCCGCACCATCCTGTGGGTGATATTTGGCTTTTCCATGGTTCTGCTGTGGGACAAGTGGCAAGTGCACAACGGCCACAAGGCCACTTTCTTCCCTGCTGCGGCGCCTGCCGCCGTCGCTTCGGCGCCCGCGTCCGCGTCCGCGTCCACCGGCAGCGCCAGCGTGCCGGGTGGCGGAGTGCCCGCGCCGAGCCCCACCGCCAATGCCGCGCCTGCGGCCGGGGCCCAGCAGGTACCTGCCGGCACCACGCCTGCGCCTTCCGTGAATGCACCGCGCGAGCGGGTCACCGTCACCACCGACGTGTTGCGGCTCACGTTCGACAGCGAAGGCGGCTCGCTCACGCATGGCGAACTGCTGGGCTATCCCGACATGGCGGACAAGTCCAAGCCTTTCACGCTGCTCGACGAGAGCGCGCAGCGCGTCTATGTGGCACAGACGGGCCTGGTCGGCAACGGCAATGCCTATCCCACCCACAAGACGCCGATGTCCGTGGCGCCGGGCAACCGCACGCTGCAGGACGGGCAGAACGAGGTCAGCGTCCGCTTCGAATCGCCCGACCTGGGCGGCGTGAAGCTGGTCAAGACCTGGACCGTGAAGCGCGGCGCCTACGACGTGGCCGTGAAGCACGAGGTGGTGAACACCGGCACGGCGCCCGTCTCGCCGCAGCTCTACCTGCAACTCGTGCGCGACGGCAACAAGCCGCCGGGCGAGTCGTCGTTCTATTCCACCTTCACCGGCCCCGCCGTCTACACGGAGGCCAAGAAGTACCACAAGGTGGATTTCAAGGACATCGAGAACGGCAAGGCCGAGATCGACAAGTCGTCCTCCAACGGCTACGTGGCCATGGTGCAGCACTATTTCGCGTCGGCCTGGCTGCTGGCCGACGGCGTGCAGCGCGACCTGTTCGTGCGCAAGGTGGACACCAACCTGTATTCCGTCGGCATGCTCGCCTCCGTCGGCGAGATCGCCCCGGGGCAGACCAAGACGGTCGATGCGCGCTTCTTCGCGGGCCCGCAGATCGAGACGATGCTCGAGAAGCTCACGCCCGGCCTGGAACTGGTCAAGGACTACGGCTGGCTCACGATCCTGGCCAAGCCGCTCTACTGGCTGCTGGACCAGCTGCACAAGGTGCTGAACAACTGGGGCTGGTCGATCGTCGCGCTGGTGTTCCTGCTCAAGATCGCGTTCTACTGGCTCAACGCCAAGGCGTACGCCTCCATGGCCAAGATGAAGGCCATCAACCCGAAGATCATGGAAATGCGCGAGCGGCTGAAGGACAAGCCGCAGCAGATGCAGCAGGAGATGATGCGCATCTACCGCGAGGAGAAGGTCAACCCGATGGGCGGCTGCTTCCCCATCATGATCCAGATCCCCGTGTTCATCGCGCTCTACTGGGTGCTGCTGTCGAGCGTGGAAATGCGCAACGCGCCCTGGATCGGCTGGATCAAGGACCTGTCCTCGCCCGATCCGTTCTTCATCCTGCCCCTGCTCATGACCGCCAGCTCGCTGCTGCAGACGGCGCTCAACCCCGCGCCGCCGGATCCGATGCAGGCCAAAATGATGTGGTTCATGCCGCTGATCTTCAGCGTGATGTTCTTCTTCTTCCCGGCCGGCCTGGTGCTGTACTGGCTGACGAACAACATCCTGTCGATCGCTCAGCAGTGGATCATCAACACCCGCATGGGCGTGCCGCCGCAGTTCAACCTGCCCAAGTTCCGCTGATTCTCCCGCTGCGGGAAGGAGCACCGCTTTCGCGGTGCGCCATCCGGGCAATCCCCAACGGCCACCTGCGTGTGGCCGTTGTCTTTTGGGTACGAGGATTGCTAGTCTTGCTGTTCTTCTATCGACTCCCCTTTTTGGAGGCTTGCTGATGACGCAGCGTTTGAATTTATCCCTCGGAACGATCGCCCTGGCGGCCTTGCTCAGTGCCGGCGCGGCGAACGCCGCCACGATGCGCTGGGCGGGTGCGAACGACATCCTGACCGTGGATCCGCACGCCCAGAACCACCAGACCACGCACGCCTTCCTGCAGCAGGTGTACGAGAGCCTGGTGCGCTACGACCAGAAGTACCAGATCCAGCCCGCCCTGGCCACCAAGTGGACGCAGGTCTCGCCCACGCAGGTGCGCTTCGAATTGCGCAAGGGCGTCAAATTCCACGACGGCGCACCGTTCACGGCCGACGACGTGGTGTTCTCGCTCACCCGCGCGATGACGCCGCCTTCCAACATGCAGTCGTCCGTGCAGAGCGTGAAGGAAGTGAAGAAGGTCGACGACTTCACCGTGGACCTCATCCTCAAGGGCCCCAACCCGGTGCTGCTGCGCGAGCTGACCGAGGCGCGCATCATGAACAAGGCCTGGGCCGAGAAGAACAACTCGACCAAGGCGCAGGACTACGCCGGCAAGGAAGAGAACTTCGCCTCGCGCAACGCCAACGGCACCGGCCCATTCATCCTGGTGGGCTGGCAGCCGGACGTGAAGGTCACGCTCAAGAAGAACCCCGAGTGGTGGGACAAGCCCTCGGGCAACATCGACGAGGTGGTCTTCACGCCCATCAAGTCCGCCGCCACGCGCTCGGCCGCGCTGATTTCGGGCCAGGTGGATTTCGTCGTCGATCCGCCGCCGCAGGATCTGGCCCGCATGAAGGCCAGCCCCGACATCAAGCTGATCGAAGGCGCCGAGAACCGCACCATCTACCTGGGCCTGGACCAGTTCCGCGACGAGCTGCCGGGCGCCGGCACGCCGGGCAAGAACCCGCTCAAGGACAAGCGCGTGCGGCAGGCGCTCTACCAGGCCGTCGATTCGGCCGGCATCCACAGCCGCACCATGCGCAACCTGTCGGTGCCCGCCGGCACCATGGTCGCGCCGATGGTGAACGGCTGGAGCAAGAGCCTGGACGAGCGTGCCGCCAAGTACGACGTGGAGGCCGCCAAGAAGCTGCTGGCCGATGCCGGCTATCCCAACGGCTTCTCGCTCAAGCTCGATTGTCCCAATGACCGCTACGTGAACGACGAGGCGATCTGCCAGGCCGTCACCGCCATGTGGACCCGCATCGGCGTCAAGACCACGCTGCAGGCCGCGCCGATGGCCCAGTTCGTCAGCCGCGTGATGAACAACGACGTGAACGCCTACCTGTTCGGCTGGGGCGTGGCCACGTTCGATGCGCTCTACTCGCTGGATTCGCTGATGTCCACCAAGGACGGCAAGACCGCCGCGGGCGTGTACAACGGCGGCCGCTTCAGCGACGCCAAGCTCGACGGCATGATCGGCCAGATCAAGGTCGAGATGGACACCGCCAAGCGCGACGCGCTCATCGCCGATGCGCTGAAGCTGGTCAAGGACGAGTACTACTACATCCCGCTGCACCACCAGATCCGCCCCTGGGCGATGCGCAAGGGCGTGGAGACGCTGCACCGCGCGGACGACCGCCCGATGCCCAACTGGACGACCATCAAGTAAGCAGCGGCGGCGGCCGCGGGCTGCCCGCTATCGGAACCATAGCGGCATGCCGCCGGATCCATTGCGTTTCAAGGCGAAAAGGCCAAAAACGCAATGGATCCGGCGACATGCCGCTATTTATTTGATAGCGAATCTGCCGGCATGACCTGGGGGAGGGCGGCTGGCGGCTATCATGCGCGGCGTTCCTGGCGGCCGACCGGCCCGCGCCTTTCTCGCCACTTTCCGCCTCCATGCTGTCCCGCCATTCCGACCCCATCGCCGCCATCGCCACCGCTCCGGGGCGCGGGGCCGTGGGCATCGTGCGCGTCTCCGGCAAAGGGCTGGATGCGCTGGTGCAGGCACTGTGCGGCCGCGCGCTGCGGCCGCGCGAGGCCACCTACCTTCCGTTCCGCGACACCGCCGGACAGGCCATCGACCAGGGCCTGGCGCTGTACTTTCCCGCGCCCCACAGCTACACCGGCGAGGACGTGCTGGAGCTGCAGGCGCACGGCGGGCCCGTGGTGCTGCAACTGCTGCTGGCGCGCTGCCTGGCCGCCGCCGCCACGGCCGACGCCGCCACCGGCCGGCCCGTGCTGGCCGGCCTGCGGCTCGCGCAGCCGGGCGAATTCACCGAGCGTGCCTTCCTCAACGACAAGATCGATCTGGCGCAGGCCGAGGCCATCGCCGATCTGATCGACGCCAGCACCGAGGCCGCCGCGCGCAGCGCCAGCCGTTCGCTCGCGGGCGCGTTCTCCGATGAGATCCACCGCCTGCGCGACGCCCTGGTGCACCTGCGCATGCTGGTGGAGGCCACGCTCGACTTCCCCGAGGAAGAAATCGACTTCCTGCGCAAGTCCGATGCCCATGGCCAGCTGGCGGCACTGCAGGCCACGCTCGCGGAGGTGATGCGCCGCACGCGCCAGGGCGCCCTGCTGCGCGAGGGCATCAAGGTGGTGATCGCAGGGCAGCCCAATGCGGGCAAGAGTTCGCTGCTGAATGCGCTGGCCGGCGCCGAGCTGGCCATCGTCACGCCGATCGCCGGCACCACGCGCGACAAGGTGCAGCAGACCATCCAGATCGAGGGCGTGCCCCTGCACGTGATCGACACGGCCGGCCTGCGCGAGAGCGAGGACGAGGTCGAGAGGATCGGCATCGAGCGGGCCTGGCAGGAGATCGCCGCGGCCGACGCCGTGCTGTTCCTGCACGACCTCACGCGCGCGGATGCTCCTGAATACATAGCAGCGGATTCAATGATTGCGGCGGCACTGGAGCAAAAACTGCCCGATCACGTGCCGGTGGTCGACGTCTGGAACAAGAGCGACCGTGCCGGAGGGGGGCCCACCGCACCACAGGAACCGGCGGCAGGCGGCCACGCCTCGGTACGCCTGTCCGCGCGCACCGGCGATGGGCTGGACACCCTGCGCCGCGTGCTGCTGGACATCGCCGGCTGGCAGTCGGCGCCCGAGGGCATCTACACCGCCCGGGCGCGCCATGTGGAGGCGCTGCAGGCGGTGGATGCGCACCTGATGGAAGCGGCCGCCCAGCTGCAGGCGCAGGGTCCGGCACTGGACCTGCTGGCCGAGGAACTGCGGCTGGCCCAGCAGGCGCTGAACGCGATCACCGGCGAATTCACCTCCGACGACCTGCTGGGCGTGATCTTTTCCAGCTTCTGCATCGGCAAATGAGCCCGACGGCGTCCGCATGATGGCCGCTGGTTTGTAAAAAGAGGTAAGGGCTGCTTGTGTGTGCGGGGTTGCGGGGATACCGTCCCGCCACTATGAATGCCGTGCTGTCCCCATCCTCTTCCACCACCAAGGCCGACCTGAGCGGCCTCGTATACGCGATCGCCCAGTCCGTGGCGGAAGACGGGCTCTCCAATCCCTTCACGACCGAGCAGTGGGACTTGCTGGCCGGCTACCTTTTGCCGATGCAGGTCGATGCGGGCCACACGCTGTTCACCCAGGGCGTGAAGGACCGCACGCTCTACCTCATCGAAAGCGGCAGCTGCAGCGTGCACTACGAAGACGAGAAGGGCCGGCTGCGGCTGGCCATCGTGGGGCCGGGCTCCCTGGTGGGCGAAGGCGCCTTCTTCTCGCACCGCCCCCGCAGCGCGACCGTCCAGACAGGCGCGCCCAGCAAGCTATGGACCCTGACGGCGCTGCGGTTCACCGAATTGTCCAACCGGCAACCGGCCGTGGCGCTGGGGCTGGCCATGGCCGCGGGCTCGGTGCTGTCGCGGCGGCTGGGCAACCGCCGCCGCCGTGTTGCGGCAACCTGACAGAACGCGGCGGCGCAGCGATCGGACGGGGCGGTTCCGGATCCGCAGCCCGGGAGGGCCGGATGCCACGATTACACTTGTTGCAGTCGTCCGCCCCGTTGAAAGAAGGCCCGTCGCATGTCCCTGTTCAGCTGGTTTTCCCGCAAAACGCCCTCGCCCCGGCCCCGCCCGGTCGCGGAGCCCACCGGCCTGCTGAATGCGGACGCCACCGTCCCCCTCATCCCCGGGCGCAGCGGCAGGCCCGCCGGGCCCCCGGCACCCGCCGACCACGCCGCCAACCGCAAGAACGAACGCATGGAGCGGCGCGAGCTGCTCTACACGGTGGTGCGCGATGCGATGGTCCGTGCCAGCGTGCTGTCGGCCGGCTACAAGTTCAAGGTCCTGTCGCTGGACCAGCGGGGGCGCCAGTTCCTCGTGATGATCGACCTCGCACGCGAATACGGCGGCGAGACCGTGCGCCTGAGCGAGATCGAAGCACTTATCGCCCAGACGGCGAAGTCGCGCTTCGACATCCTCGTGACGGCCGTGTACTGGCGCATCAACGACCATGTGGCCGTGGGCGTGCCGGGCAAAAGCACTTCCGCACCGGCGGGCCATTCCAGCCCTGCCCACCCCCCCGCGCACAGCCCGGTGTCGGCACCGGCACCGCTGCTTCCCGCTGCCGCCGTCCGTCCCCCAGCCCCGCAGGAGCCGGTGTCGTTGCTGGCGCCGCGCAATCCGTCGCCCCTGGTGCCGCCCGCACCGGCCGAAGCCGCTTCCAAGGGCGCGGCGCCCGGCAAGGCCTATGAGCCGATCGAGGCGGACGAGGTGGCGGCCTTCAAGCGCGCGCTGGGCACTGCGGCCGCTGCCGCGCGTGCGCCGGCCGCCGCCGCCTCGCCGGGAACCACCGTGCGCAGCGGGCCGCTGCTGCCGCCGGCCCCTCCAGGATTCGAAGACACCGAGATGCCCGGCCACGGCGCCGAAGGATCCGCACCCGACCTGAGCACCACGCAGTACGGCGAACTGCGCTGACGTTCCCGTGGCCCGGCCCGGCCGCCCAACCATGCGGGCCGGCATCATCTGCGGCTGCGGCCCGCCATTGCCCGTGGCGGGCTCAGTACACATCCCGCCGATAGCGGCCTTCCGCGATCAGTTTTTCCGTTCCTTCGTCGCCCAGCATGTCCAGGAGCACCCGGTCCACGCCGGCCGCCATGCCTTCCGCGCTGCCGCACACGAACAGCACCGCGCCTTCGTTCAGCCACTCTTGCAGTTCCGGCAGGGCCGCCCGCAAGGCCTCCTGCACGTAGCGGTGCGGGCTGTCCGCGTCGCGGGAGAACACGCGCTGCAGCCGCGGCAGATAGCCCTGCGACTGCCAGGAGGCGATTTCCTCGGCGCAAAGGCTGTCGACCGCCTGCTGCCTTTCCCCGAAGAGCAGCCAGTTGCGCCGTTGCCCGGACCGCACCCGCGCACGCAGATGGGACCGCAGCCCGGCGAGCCCGGATCCGTTGCCGATGAAGAGACAAGGCCGTCCCCCGGTTCCCTCCGCGCTGAAGCGGGGGTTCTCGACGAACCGCAGCGATTGCACGCTGCCCAGGGGCGCGTGGGCCGTCAGCCAGCCCGATGCGATGCCCAGGCCCCGCGCGTGCCGTTCCTGGCGCACGAGTAGTTGCAGCGCACCGTCCTCCGGCAGCGACGCGACGGAATAGGTGCGCGGCGCCAGGGGCACCAGTCCATCCACGCAGACCTGCGGGCTGGACTCCACGGGCAAGGAGGGCAGCACGCTGCTCGCCAGCGCTTCGGCCAGGGTTTCCCGGGCCGCGCCGCGGCGGACCGGGGTCCGCCCGTCGAGCCCGGCGGCCTCCAGCCACGCCGCCACCGTGTCGGTGGAATGGCGGGGAAGGATGTCCACGAGGGCGCCGGGCTGCCAATGGGGGCCCTCCCCGGCATCCGCCGGGCGCAGGGTGATTTCCAGCAGCGGGCCGCCCAGGCTTCCGGGGTTCAACAGTTCCCGGTGTTCGAGGCGCCACGGTTGCAGCGCCGCGGCGGGAGCCTCCGTGCCCGGCGGGGCCGCCGGGACCGTTGCCAGCTTTTCCAGGCCCTCCAGAGCGGCCAGCGCTTCGTGCCAACGCCCCAGCGCGCCCGGATCTCCGTCGTCCACTTCGATCAGGGGGAACAGCGGCTGTGCCCCCCAACGCCGCAGCTCTGCGTCCAGGGCATGCCCGAAGCCGCAGAAGTGCGTGTAGTGGCGATCGCCCAGCGCCAGCAGGGCATAGCGCATGCGGGCCAGCGGAGCCCCTCCTTGCCCGCCCGGGCCCTGCTGCAGGCTCCGCATGAAGCGGCGCGCGCCGTCGGGCGGTTCGCCCTCGCCGAAGCTGCTGGCGACGATCAGCAGGCGGGCATGGCTCCCCAGGTCTTCCGGCGCCAGATCCTGCAATGCGCGGGCTTGCGACGGCAGCCCCGCCTGTTGCAGAGCGCTGGCGGTCTGCAGCGCGATGCGCTCCGCCGTTCCGGCCTGGCTGGCATAGGCGACGAGCAGGGTGCCGGTTCCGGCAGGCGTTCCCTGGTGGGCGGCGGCCTGGCCGCTCTCCGCTGTGTGCCGGGCGGCGTCCGCGGCCCGGCGCTGGCGCCGCCGGCCCAGATAGAGCATCCAGCCCGTGATGGCGAAAAGCGGCAGCGCCAGGCTGGCCGCGGTGACCGCCATGCGTCCGGGCAGACCGAAATAGGTGCCCATGTGCAGCGGATAGATGGTGGAAAGCGCGCGCGCTCCGAGGCTGCGCTGGCCGTAGCGGTCGTCGGTGGTGATGTTGCCGGTGCGCAGGTCGATCAGCATGCGGTGGCGGGCCCGCTCGTGCGGGGCATCCTGGCCCAGCCACTGGATCTGCAGGGGTTGGTCCGCGCGCTGCGGGAAGCGCAGCACGGCCAGCCTCCAGCCCGGCGCCTGTTGTGAAAAGCTGCGCCACGCCGGAGCGAGGTCCGGCGCCGGCCCCGAGGGTGCCCGGGCTCCGCCTTCTGAGGACCGGGCGGGCGTGGCCATGGCTTGCCGCGGCGGGCGCTGCTGTCCGGCCCAGCCGTCCACGGTGTCGCGGATGGCGTCGAAGGACCAGTACAGGCCCGTGGCCGTCAGCGCCACGTAGACGACCAGGGCCCAGGTCCCGGCCACCGCGTGCAGGTTCCAGAGGAAAGGCCGGCCCTTGAGCTGCGTGTCGAATGCCAGCCAGGTGCGCCAGCGCAGAGGATGGCGGGGCCAGCGCAGGTACAGGCCGGACAGTGCCAGGCCCAGCAGGCACAGTGCGAGCACGCCCGTGGCGACGCGCCCGGGCTCGCGCGGCAGCAGCAGCCAGCGGTGCAGGGATTCGATCCACTCGAAGGCATCGTGCCCTTTCAAGGCGGGCTGCTCGGCGCCGGTGTAGGGGTGCAGGTAGGCCGCGTCCCCCCGGCGTTCCCCGTTGCGCGCCGCGAAGCCGATGCGCGCTGCCGTGCCGGGCTCCGACTCCACGGTGAGCACATTGACGCGGCGGTCGTTGCCGCGCCGCGCGAGCGCTTCCAGCAATTGCGGCGGGGTCAGCGCGGGCGTGGTCTGCGGCGCGACGTGCCGAACACCCGGGTTGACCAGGTCCAGCAGTTCCTCCCGGAAGGCCAGCAGGGCGCCCGTCATCCCGATCACGATGAGCACCGTGCCGGCCGTGATCCCGACGAACCAATGCAGCTGGAAAAAGACCTGGCGCCATGCAGGCAGCGCGAGCCACCGGCTGCCGCGGGCGGGAGCGGATACCGAGGGCAGCGATGTCTCCGGATTCGGCACGGGCTGGAGCGCTTCGCGCGCCGGGGCGGTCACAGCGCGCCCTTCATGGTGCCCCTGGCCCTGCGCGGCACCTCCGGGGCAGGCGACGGGCACGGACAGTGGAGGCAGAGCGGGAGCTGGGCAGGCATGGAAGAAAGGCGGAGAGGGGCCTAGGAGGCGCGCACGCGCAAGACGGGCCCGGGCTTTCGGCCGGGACCTGCGATGAGAATGATTGTTATTTTACCGCCGTGCCTTCGGCAGCTCTGCCGCGCGCTGCGCCGGAAGGCCGGCGCGCAGGTGGCCCGGCGCGGGCCTGGGCTCAGACGGTTCAGTGGCCGGCGAAATCGACCAGCGTGAAAAGCGGCAGGCCGGATTCGCGCAGCCGGCGGGAGCCGCCGAGTTCCGGCAGGTCCACGATGGCCGCGCCTTCGGTCACCGTCGCGCCCAGCCGCTCCAGCAGCTTGCGGCCCGCCATCATCGTGCCGCCAGTCGCGATGAGATCGTCGATGAGCAACACCCGGTCGCCGGCCTTGACGGCATCGGCATGCAATTCCACCGTGGCACTGCCGTACTCCAGTTCGTAGGTTTCCTCGACCGTGGTGAACGGCAGCTTGCCCTTCTTGCGGATCGGCACGAAGCCGATGTTGAGCTCGTAGGCCACCACGGCGCCGAGGATGAAGCCGCGCGCATCGAGCCCGGCCACCACGTCGGGGCGCAGCGCCTTGTCCATGTACCGGTGGACGAAGGCATCGATGAGCACGCGGAAGACCTTCGGGTTCTGCAGCAGCGGCGTGATGTCCCGGAACTGCACACCCGGCGCAGGCCAGTCGGGCACGGTGCGGATGTATTGGCGGAGGTATTCGTTGACGCTGAGGTCTTGCATGGCGTGAATTCGTCCGGGAGGTGGCCGCGTGGCCGTTCGGGCGAGGCAAAACCGGCAGTGTAGGGCGGGAGCGGATGCCGTCCCATCCGCATTGGCGCATCAGCCGCGCAGCAGTGCGTCTTCCGCCAGCGCCAGCGCGGCGGGATGGCCCGAGATCACGAGCGTGTCGCCTTCGGAGAGCACGCTTTCTCCCGAGGGCGTGGAACTGCGGCCGTCCTTGTGGCGCAGGTTGACCACCCGTACGCCGATGGCGTGCATGGGCAGGTCGGCCAGTGCCTGGCCCAGCGTGCCGGCGCCGGGGGGCAGGGTGACCGTGGCGAGGCGCTCCTGCTCGCGCTCCGAGCCGGTGTC
The DNA window shown above is from Acidovorax sp. NCPPB 4044 and carries:
- a CDS encoding adenine phosphoribosyltransferase, which translates into the protein MQDLSVNEYLRQYIRTVPDWPAPGVQFRDITPLLQNPKVFRVLIDAFVHRYMDKALRPDVVAGLDARGFILGAVVAYELNIGFVPIRKKGKLPFTTVEETYELEYGSATVELHADAVKAGDRVLLIDDLIATGGTMMAGRKLLERLGATVTEGAAIVDLPELGGSRRLRESGLPLFTLVDFAGH
- the yidC gene encoding membrane protein insertase YidC, whose translation is MNDIRRTILWVIFGFSMVLLWDKWQVHNGHKATFFPAAAPAAVASAPASASASTGSASVPGGGVPAPSPTANAAPAAGAQQVPAGTTPAPSVNAPRERVTVTTDVLRLTFDSEGGSLTHGELLGYPDMADKSKPFTLLDESAQRVYVAQTGLVGNGNAYPTHKTPMSVAPGNRTLQDGQNEVSVRFESPDLGGVKLVKTWTVKRGAYDVAVKHEVVNTGTAPVSPQLYLQLVRDGNKPPGESSFYSTFTGPAVYTEAKKYHKVDFKDIENGKAEIDKSSSNGYVAMVQHYFASAWLLADGVQRDLFVRKVDTNLYSVGMLASVGEIAPGQTKTVDARFFAGPQIETMLEKLTPGLELVKDYGWLTILAKPLYWLLDQLHKVLNNWGWSIVALVFLLKIAFYWLNAKAYASMAKMKAINPKIMEMRERLKDKPQQMQQEMMRIYREEKVNPMGGCFPIMIQIPVFIALYWVLLSSVEMRNAPWIGWIKDLSSPDPFFILPLLMTASSLLQTALNPAPPDPMQAKMMWFMPLIFSVMFFFFPAGLVLYWLTNNILSIAQQWIINTRMGVPPQFNLPKFR
- a CDS encoding ribonuclease P protein component; the encoded protein is MQRLKTRPQFQAAMAGGTISRTPHFALHRLRLDAAPADPASGTALPAPAPSNASPAPGPGALPSWQGPQALFAMGSGIAGDPWLGAMVPKRWARRAVTRNAIKRQIYAMAPAFGPQLGAAAHVVRLRAGFDRKQFPSAVSEALKQAVRAELLQLFAQAVRKPGKAQAPARPLAAPAADVPVQPLSGTARP
- the rpmH gene encoding 50S ribosomal protein L34; the protein is MKRTYQPSKTRRARTHGFLVRMKTRGGRAVINARRAKGRKRLAV
- a CDS encoding Crp/Fnr family transcriptional regulator, with translation MNAVLSPSSSTTKADLSGLVYAIAQSVAEDGLSNPFTTEQWDLLAGYLLPMQVDAGHTLFTQGVKDRTLYLIESGSCSVHYEDEKGRLRLAIVGPGSLVGEGAFFSHRPRSATVQTGAPSKLWTLTALRFTELSNRQPAVALGLAMAAGSVLSRRLGNRRRRVAAT
- a CDS encoding sulfite reductase flavoprotein subunit alpha; translated protein: MTAPAREALQPVPNPETSLPSVSAPARGSRWLALPAWRQVFFQLHWFVGITAGTVLIVIGMTGALLAFREELLDLVNPGVRHVAPQTTPALTPPQLLEALARRGNDRRVNVLTVESEPGTAARIGFAARNGERRGDAAYLHPYTGAEQPALKGHDAFEWIESLHRWLLLPREPGRVATGVLALCLLGLALSGLYLRWPRHPLRWRTWLAFDTQLKGRPFLWNLHAVAGTWALVVYVALTATGLYWSFDAIRDTVDGWAGQQRPPRQAMATPARSSEGGARAPSGPAPDLAPAWRSFSQQAPGWRLAVLRFPQRADQPLQIQWLGQDAPHERARHRMLIDLRTGNITTDDRYGQRSLGARALSTIYPLHMGTYFGLPGRMAVTAASLALPLFAITGWMLYLGRRRQRRAADAARHTAESGQAAAHQGTPAGTGTLLVAYASQAGTAERIALQTASALQQAGLPSQARALQDLAPEDLGSHARLLIVASSFGEGEPPDGARRFMRSLQQGPGGQGGAPLARMRYALLALGDRHYTHFCGFGHALDAELRRWGAQPLFPLIEVDDGDPGALGRWHEALAALEGLEKLATVPAAPPGTEAPAAALQPWRLEHRELLNPGSLGGPLLEITLRPADAGEGPHWQPGALVDILPRHSTDTVAAWLEAAGLDGRTPVRRGAARETLAEALASSVLPSLPVESSPQVCVDGLVPLAPRTYSVASLPEDGALQLLVRQERHARGLGIASGWLTAHAPLGSVQSLRFVENPRFSAEGTGGRPCLFIGNGSGLAGLRSHLRARVRSGQRRNWLLFGERQQAVDSLCAEEIASWQSQGYLPRLQRVFSRDADSPHRYVQEALRAALPELQEWLNEGAVLFVCGSAEGMAAGVDRVLLDMLGDEGTEKLIAEGRYRRDVY
- the yidD gene encoding membrane protein insertion efficiency factor YidD, which translates into the protein MMRTLLMALVRGYRFFLSPWLGSACRFEPTCSVYSLQALERHGAAAGSYLTLRRLARCHPWCDGGHDPVPDQPPRLFSRLTGTPATETPTPSSPKKSS
- a CDS encoding ABC transporter substrate-binding protein produces the protein MTQRLNLSLGTIALAALLSAGAANAATMRWAGANDILTVDPHAQNHQTTHAFLQQVYESLVRYDQKYQIQPALATKWTQVSPTQVRFELRKGVKFHDGAPFTADDVVFSLTRAMTPPSNMQSSVQSVKEVKKVDDFTVDLILKGPNPVLLRELTEARIMNKAWAEKNNSTKAQDYAGKEENFASRNANGTGPFILVGWQPDVKVTLKKNPEWWDKPSGNIDEVVFTPIKSAATRSAALISGQVDFVVDPPPQDLARMKASPDIKLIEGAENRTIYLGLDQFRDELPGAGTPGKNPLKDKRVRQALYQAVDSAGIHSRTMRNLSVPAGTMVAPMVNGWSKSLDERAAKYDVEAAKKLLADAGYPNGFSLKLDCPNDRYVNDEAICQAVTAMWTRIGVKTTLQAAPMAQFVSRVMNNDVNAYLFGWGVATFDALYSLDSLMSTKDGKTAAGVYNGGRFSDAKLDGMIGQIKVEMDTAKRDALIADALKLVKDEYYYIPLHHQIRPWAMRKGVETLHRADDRPMPNWTTIK
- the mnmE gene encoding tRNA uridine-5-carboxymethylaminomethyl(34) synthesis GTPase MnmE, encoding MLSRHSDPIAAIATAPGRGAVGIVRVSGKGLDALVQALCGRALRPREATYLPFRDTAGQAIDQGLALYFPAPHSYTGEDVLELQAHGGPVVLQLLLARCLAAAATADAATGRPVLAGLRLAQPGEFTERAFLNDKIDLAQAEAIADLIDASTEAAARSASRSLAGAFSDEIHRLRDALVHLRMLVEATLDFPEEEIDFLRKSDAHGQLAALQATLAEVMRRTRQGALLREGIKVVIAGQPNAGKSSLLNALAGAELAIVTPIAGTTRDKVQQTIQIEGVPLHVIDTAGLRESEDEVERIGIERAWQEIAAADAVLFLHDLTRADAPEYIAADSMIAAALEQKLPDHVPVVDVWNKSDRAGGGPTAPQEPAAGGHASVRLSARTGDGLDTLRRVLLDIAGWQSAPEGIYTARARHVEALQAVDAHLMEAAAQLQAQGPALDLLAEELRLAQQALNAITGEFTSDDLLGVIFSSFCIGK